GCCGCGTCACTCATACTTTCCCGCCCGTCGATCGATCTTCTGATCGCAAAGGATTTCGGCGCGCTGCTGGGCCAGCCGTTCGCGATCCTCGGCGCAATCGATCTCTTCTTTGCGGTGATGCTTCTGCTGCAGATGGTGAGCCTTTATTCAGTCATTCGATTCAGGATCATCTTCGGCCTCGGGTTCATTGGTTTTGTCCTGTGGTCGCAGAGCGACGTTGTGCCGATGATCGCGCTCGCCGTTGCCTCGGCGGGAATGTACCTCTGCACCATCTTTGTGTCCTACGTGCCGCTTGCCGTTGCGATCGCCGCAGGGTTTACGGGCATGGCTGGGTTCGCCTATTTCATGCTCGCCTAGCGGCGGTCCGGCCATGGAGACGCTGGCAACCCGGTGGGCGAGACTTGTCCGCCTTTTCCAGGTCACCATCTGGCAGGTGCAGTTCTTGAACGAGCGCTCCGTCCGCGGGCGCGTTTTCGCGATTCTGCGCGTCATATCGATCACGTACTCGGGCCTGACGAAGACCAATGCGGCGAGCCGTGCCGCGGCACTGAGCTTCAGCTCGCTGCTGGGCATCGGACCGGTGGTGGCCATCGCCGTGATGGTCGCGGGGTTTGCGCTGGACAAGGACGACCCCAACCTCGTCGCCAACACGGTGCATCGCCTCGTGGGATACGTCGCTCCCCAACTCGTCCAATACGAGCGCATGGCCGCCGCGGAGCGCGCGAAGGAGGGGGGCGCCGCAGTGGACGCAGGCGCGGCGGCGCAGCTCAATCCCGAGCTGATTGAGATCGTCAATGGATTTGTCGCGAGTTCGAGCCGCGGGGCGCTGGGTGCCTTCGGTGCGCTCATGCTTGTGGTGATTGTGCTCCAGCTGTTCACCTCGATTGAAACGGCGTTCAATGAGATCTGGGGTGTGCGGCGCGGCCGATCATGGCTGCTGCGCCTCGTGTTCTACTGGACCATACTGACGCTGGGAGCCGCGTTGTTTTTCACCGCCGCGACCGGTTTGTCGGCGGGGGCGCTGCTCAATGCCTTTGCGGAGAAACTGCCGTTTCGAAATGAGATCCAGTCCCTGCTGCAGCTTCTCCTGCCCGTGGCATCGGCTGTACTTCTGACGGTTCTGCTCGCCGTCTTCTACCGGACAATACCGAACACCCGGGTGCTTTGGAGCGCGGCGTTTGCCGGTGCCGTTGTTGTCGCCTTGCTCATACTCCTGAACAATTTCCTGGCGGCGCTATATCTGAAGCGCGTGCTGTTGACGCGAAGCCTCTACGGTTCCCTCAGCATTGTGCCGGTGCTGATGCTGGGCCTGTACATCTTCTGGCTGTTTGTGCTTCTGGGCGGGACCGTCAGCTATGCGGTTCAGAATGTGCACTTCCGAAACAGCCAGGCGGCGTGGAACAGCCTGTCGGAAACACTGCGCGAGCGCCTGACATTGATTGTGCTCCTGAGCATCGGCCGGCGGTTTGAAGCCTGTCTGGAACCGTGCACAGCGACTCAGCTGAGCGAGAAGCTAAAGGTGCCGACGCAGATCCTGAATGAGTGCCTGAACCGCCTCGTGCAAATCCAGCTCGTGTCGCCGGTGCCCGCGCAGGAGGCCGACACCGCGGCTGACTTCCGCTACCAACCCGCACGGCCGCTTGGGCGCGTGACCCTGAAGGATTTCAAGCGCCGGGATGACGAACTCGGCGAGACGCCGATGTCGATCTCGCTCACGCAGACCGATCCCATTCTGGCGCTTTATGATGCAGAATTGGGGTCGATTCTCTCGAACGAGCTCTTTGCCACTCCGCTGGAGGTTCTGTTTGAGAAGTATCCATATGAGGCGGCAAGACAGGAGCAACGGGGAGTTCCGGCCTGAGCGGTGTCCAACAGCGGCGGCTGGCGTGATGGAGGGATGCCTTTGGCGCGCGATCGTCGGTTCACGCGGCCTCTGTATCGGACGGTTGACACTTGGAGCCGCGAATCTAGCGTCGGCGGTTTCATTCAATGATTTCTTGGATCCAGAGAACGTTCCAGCAGCACTTTCGACTGATATTCATGGTCCTGCTGGCACTCACGATTGTTGCCTTCGTCTTCACGATCGGTGCCTCCCCTGGCATCGGCAATGCGGGCCAGAAGCAGCTGAGCCGGCCGTTTTTTGACGTCAATCTCGGCAATCAGGATGATGTGGCCCGCGTCATGGGCGACGCGCAGCTCAGCATTTACCTTCAGGTCGGATATCCCGCTCTCAGCGGCGATCAGCTCGAGCTGTTTGGACTGCATCGTCACGCGGCGCTGGTGCTCGCCAACAAGCTCCGCATCCCGGGTCCGACGCCGGCGGAACTCGAGGCATTTGTCAAAACACGCGGCGCATTCATGGGGCAGAACGGAACCTTCGACCCCGCCCGCTATTCTCAGTTTCGCGATCGCATCAAGCTGAACCCGGGTGCGGGAGAAGGTGATGTGGCGCGGGTGCTTGCCGACGACTTTCGGTATGAGAAGATGCAGAAACTGCTCGCGGGGCCCGGTTATGTGCTTCCCGGTGACATCAAGGCCGAACTCGCCCAGAGCGACACCTCGTGGACGCTTGCGGTTGCGACTACGGACTATGCCGCCTATTCTCCCAAGATTGAGCCGACCGATGCAGACCTGAAGAAGTACTTCGAGGAAAACAGCTTTCGGTATGAGATTCCTCCGCAGGTGCGCGTGCGTTCCGTCGACTTTCCGGCTTCATCGTTCCTGGCGCAGTTGAAGATCAAGGATGCCGATGTCCGCGCCTACTATGACGCCAATCCGGCTCGTTTTCCGAAAGCGCCCGTGAACGGGCCGGACAGCAAACCGGCGGTCCAGCCCGACCCCGGTGCCGCCGCAGATGCCGATTTTGCGGCGGTGCGCCCCCAGGTCCTTGCGGCGTTGACGCAGGAGCGCGCGCAGCACCTGGCCGCTGAGGCTGCGAGCAATCTGACCCTTGCGCTCTATGAGGGGAAGGTCACCCGGGCTGGAGTCGAAGCCTTCCTCAAGGAGCGAAACCTGGTTGCGCGCAGCATCCCGCCTTTCGGCCGCGATGCGGTACCCGCGGAATTTGCGGCGTCATCAGAAGCCGGCGAGGCGGCTTTCAATCTCAATGACAACCGGTACTATTCCGACGCCGTTGCCACACCAGGCGGAAGCGCCGTGCTTCTTTGGGAGGAATCGATTCCCGCCAGACATCCCGAGTTCGCTGAAGTCCGCGCGCGGGTTGTGACCGACTATGTGGAGAACGAGAGGCGGAAGCGTTTTGTCGCAGCAGGACAGGCTGCGCGGGGACAGATTGCAGCACGGCTCAAGGCTGGCGACAGTCTTGAGGCTGCAGTGGCTGCAGCGGGCACCTCGGGGCTGAAATTTGAGGTGAAAACCTATCCGGCCTTCACCGCGCAGTCGCCGGCGAAAGACCTGGACCACTCGATCCTTGGGGCGATTCAGAATCTTTCGAAGGGTGCGTTGTCCGAGATGATCATTTCCGGGCCCAAAGGCAGCATTGTGCAGGTGGTTGATCGCAAGATGCCGGTTGTTGATGATACGAACCCCCGCTATGCGGAAACCCGCGCGCAACTGGGGCAGTATCTCGGTGCAACCGCGGCCCGCAGCCAGCTCTCCGCCCTCGTTGACGCGGAACTTGCGAAATCTGCGCCGATCAATCCCTGAGCACCGGCATCCCGACCGCGCTTTTCACCGCAGCGTGAATCGGGTCCGGCGGTTTGGAAATTGATGCTTGTTCCTGAAACCGCGGACGGTCTCGCTGCGTCATGAAAGCCGAGCTGTCGGCATTCACCACGATTCGCCAACGGTCTCACGTAACCCGAATTTGGGCGAAACTTTCCAGTCGCGCCCATGATCACATTGCATTCTCATCATCGTTTCGCCGCATGAGTCGTCGCTTCCTTCCGGTTCTGCTCCTGAGTCTTGCATCCAGCCTGTCACCGGCGATTCTGGCGCAGGAGGCAGCGGCAGCTCCGGCCGCCACCCAGTCGAGCCCTGCGCCCGCTTCCTCCACAGCGTCGGAACTGACCCTCGAGGAGTGCATTGCGCGTGCGCTTCAGAAAAATTTTGCCCTGGAGGTTCAGCGGATAACAACAAGTCAGGCGAAGGAGAATGTCATCGTCGCTGAATCCGCCTTCGATTCGGCACTTCAGATTGTGGCCAGCCGCAGCACGCTTCAGCGGCCGGATGCCGTGACAACCGTCGACGGCATTACGACGGGAGGATCCCGCAATGACGCCGACAGCCTGCGTGCGGGC
This genomic window from Opitutaceae bacterium contains:
- a CDS encoding YihY/virulence factor BrkB family protein → METLATRWARLVRLFQVTIWQVQFLNERSVRGRVFAILRVISITYSGLTKTNAASRAAALSFSSLLGIGPVVAIAVMVAGFALDKDDPNLVANTVHRLVGYVAPQLVQYERMAAAERAKEGGAAVDAGAAAQLNPELIEIVNGFVASSSRGALGAFGALMLVVIVLQLFTSIETAFNEIWGVRRGRSWLLRLVFYWTILTLGAALFFTAATGLSAGALLNAFAEKLPFRNEIQSLLQLLLPVASAVLLTVLLAVFYRTIPNTRVLWSAAFAGAVVVALLILLNNFLAALYLKRVLLTRSLYGSLSIVPVLMLGLYIFWLFVLLGGTVSYAVQNVHFRNSQAAWNSLSETLRERLTLIVLLSIGRRFEACLEPCTATQLSEKLKVPTQILNECLNRLVQIQLVSPVPAQEADTAADFRYQPARPLGRVTLKDFKRRDDELGETPMSISLTQTDPILALYDAELGSILSNELFATPLEVLFEKYPYEAARQEQRGVPA
- a CDS encoding peptidyl-prolyl cis-trans isomerase; the protein is MVLLALTIVAFVFTIGASPGIGNAGQKQLSRPFFDVNLGNQDDVARVMGDAQLSIYLQVGYPALSGDQLELFGLHRHAALVLANKLRIPGPTPAELEAFVKTRGAFMGQNGTFDPARYSQFRDRIKLNPGAGEGDVARVLADDFRYEKMQKLLAGPGYVLPGDIKAELAQSDTSWTLAVATTDYAAYSPKIEPTDADLKKYFEENSFRYEIPPQVRVRSVDFPASSFLAQLKIKDADVRAYYDANPARFPKAPVNGPDSKPAVQPDPGAAADADFAAVRPQVLAALTQERAQHLAAEAASNLTLALYEGKVTRAGVEAFLKERNLVARSIPPFGRDAVPAEFAASSEAGEAAFNLNDNRYYSDAVATPGGSAVLLWEESIPARHPEFAEVRARVVTDYVENERRKRFVAAGQAARGQIAARLKAGDSLEAAVAAAGTSGLKFEVKTYPAFTAQSPAKDLDHSILGAIQNLSKGALSEMIISGPKGSIVQVVDRKMPVVDDTNPRYAETRAQLGQYLGATAARSQLSALVDAELAKSAPINP